A genome region from Thermoanaerobacterium xylanolyticum LX-11 includes the following:
- a CDS encoding glycoside hydrolase family 13 protein: protein MIRQAVYHKSDVPFAYPLNKDELHIVLRTASSDIKKCYIFYRDRYDWMGKFKVKEMFLTQSNELFDYYETTIKLNKKFAYFFYLISNRNEKVYYTESGFYQRRPENSFHGFFQYPYICDMDVFFAPKWTSDCIVYQIFPDRFNNGDKSNDPENVRPWGEKPESTTFFGGDIQGIIDKVEYLKDLGINAIYMTPIFLSPSTHKYNTTDYYKIDPHFGDTHKAKELIDKCHKNGIRVIFDAVFNHCGYDFFAFQDVIKNGKDSKYWDWFNIYEWPIKTTPIPSYEAFADHEWRMPKLMTKNPDVQEYLLNVAEYWIKEVDIDGWRLDVANEIDHHFWRRFREIVKKAKHDAIIVGEVMHDASPWLYGDQFDSVMNYPFKNALVDFFAKRRIDAKRFNTIITEHLMRHMDGVNRAMLNLIGSHDTERFLTMCNGMVVRMKLALVFQFTYIGVPYIYYGDEVGMVGGYDPDCRRCMIWNEEKQNLKLFNFYKTLISLRKENEELRYGTYKTLYARDGIISFKREYKGKSIIVIINDSSKEHSILLNGVQGKLDILGMGKIKIRGKIVSLEPNCAYILK, encoded by the coding sequence ATGATAAGACAAGCTGTATATCATAAAAGCGATGTTCCGTTTGCATATCCTTTAAATAAGGATGAGCTTCATATAGTCTTGAGAACTGCTTCTTCAGACATAAAAAAATGTTACATTTTTTATCGTGACAGGTATGATTGGATGGGTAAGTTCAAAGTAAAAGAAATGTTTTTAACTCAATCAAATGAATTATTCGATTATTATGAAACGACAATTAAACTGAACAAAAAATTTGCATACTTTTTTTATTTAATATCTAATAGGAACGAAAAAGTTTATTACACAGAATCAGGATTCTACCAAAGGAGACCAGAAAATAGTTTTCACGGATTCTTTCAGTATCCTTATATATGTGACATGGACGTTTTTTTTGCACCAAAATGGACAAGCGATTGCATTGTATATCAAATATTTCCTGATAGGTTCAACAATGGAGATAAATCAAATGATCCAGAAAATGTGAGACCTTGGGGTGAGAAACCTGAATCAACTACATTTTTTGGAGGAGATATACAGGGAATTATTGATAAAGTTGAATATCTTAAGGATCTTGGAATTAATGCAATATATATGACACCGATATTTTTGTCACCGTCAACGCATAAATACAATACAACAGATTATTATAAAATAGATCCTCATTTTGGTGACACTCATAAGGCTAAAGAATTAATTGATAAATGTCACAAAAATGGGATAAGAGTTATTTTTGATGCTGTCTTCAACCATTGTGGTTATGACTTTTTCGCATTTCAAGACGTGATTAAGAATGGAAAAGACTCAAAATATTGGGACTGGTTTAATATCTATGAATGGCCTATAAAAACAACACCTATTCCATCGTATGAAGCATTTGCGGATCATGAATGGAGAATGCCGAAACTTATGACCAAAAATCCTGATGTACAAGAGTATTTGCTTAATGTTGCCGAATATTGGATTAAAGAAGTTGACATCGACGGTTGGAGGCTTGACGTCGCAAATGAAATAGACCATCATTTTTGGAGAAGATTTAGGGAGATTGTGAAAAAAGCGAAGCATGATGCCATAATTGTTGGTGAGGTTATGCATGATGCATCACCTTGGCTTTATGGTGACCAGTTTGATAGCGTCATGAATTATCCTTTTAAGAATGCTCTTGTTGACTTTTTTGCAAAAAGAAGAATAGATGCAAAACGATTTAACACTATTATAACTGAACATTTGATGAGGCATATGGATGGTGTTAATAGGGCTATGTTAAACCTAATAGGAAGCCATGATACAGAGAGATTTTTGACAATGTGCAATGGTATGGTAGTGCGGATGAAGCTGGCATTGGTCTTCCAATTTACATATATTGGAGTTCCATATATATATTATGGAGATGAAGTTGGTATGGTTGGTGGTTATGATCCAGATTGTAGAAGATGTATGATTTGGAATGAAGAAAAACAAAACTTAAAATTATTTAATTTTTATAAAACGCTTATTTCTTTGAGAAAGGAAAATGAAGAACTAAGATATGGAACATACAAGACACTTTATGCAAGAGATGGAATTATAAGCTTCAAAAGGGAATACAAAGGTAAATCTATTATTGTAATAATAAATGATAGCAGCAAAGAGCATTCAATATTATTAAATGGCGTACAAGGGAAACTAGATATTTTAGGAATGGGCAAGATAAAAATAAGGGGTAAAATTGTATCATTAGAGCCAAACTGTGCCTATATTTTGAAATAA
- a CDS encoding acyl-CoA dehydratase activase-related protein, with protein MSKKVGIPKGLLYYNFYPMWKTFFEELGAEVVTSSDTCKKIIDDGIKTCVDETCLPVKTFIGHVIDLKEKGIDYIFVPRVISVERRRYLCSKFLGLPDLVRNLISDLPQIIDMKIDYYRGEEFMEREILRVGKLFVDSTSKIKDAYEKSLKRQRTFECIIREGFSNTEAIKIMEGEKLDANTKGDLKIALLAHSYDIMDDYLSMGLINRLKNMGAYVLTTNMIERDKIENGASKLQKDLFWTYGRDILGAGKYFIESKEVDGVISVSAFGCGPDSITDDLLERDYKRDGGIPFMPITIDEHTGEAGLNTRLEAFMDLLRWRKGEIMA; from the coding sequence ATGAGTAAAAAAGTTGGTATTCCAAAAGGACTTTTATACTACAACTTTTATCCTATGTGGAAAACATTTTTTGAAGAACTGGGTGCTGAAGTGGTTACTTCAAGTGATACATGCAAAAAAATAATTGATGATGGCATCAAGACTTGCGTGGATGAAACCTGCCTTCCTGTCAAGACATTTATAGGTCATGTGATTGATTTAAAGGAAAAAGGTATTGATTATATATTTGTTCCACGAGTTATAAGCGTAGAAAGACGTAGATATCTTTGTTCAAAATTTTTGGGTTTGCCTGACTTAGTGAGAAATCTGATTTCTGATTTGCCACAAATAATAGATATGAAGATTGATTACTATCGTGGAGAAGAGTTTATGGAAAGAGAAATTTTGAGAGTTGGCAAGCTGTTTGTTGATAGCACAAGTAAAATTAAAGACGCATACGAAAAATCTTTAAAAAGGCAAAGGACTTTTGAATGCATTATTAGAGAAGGATTTTCAAATACAGAAGCAATAAAGATTATGGAAGGGGAAAAATTAGATGCAAATACAAAAGGGGATTTAAAAATAGCTTTATTAGCCCATTCCTATGACATAATGGATGATTATTTATCTATGGGATTGATAAATAGGCTTAAGAATATGGGAGCTTATGTGCTTACGACAAATATGATAGAAAGAGATAAAATTGAAAATGGTGCCAGCAAACTTCAAAAAGATTTATTTTGGACTTACGGAAGGGATATTTTAGGTGCAGGTAAATATTTTATCGAGAGCAAAGAAGTGGACGGGGTAATATCTGTTTCTGCTTTTGGATGTGGGCCAGACTCTATCACTGATGACCTTTTAGAAAGGGATTACAAGAGAGATGGCGGGATTCCATTTATGCCCATAACCATTGATGAACATACTGGTGAGGCAGGTTTAAATACTAGGTTAGAAGCCTTTATGGATTTGTTAAGATGGCGAAAAGGAGAGATTATGGCATGA
- the glgP gene encoding alpha-glucan family phosphorylase — MDRGKLPRVAYFCMEYGLHSDFKLYAGGLGILAGDHLKAAKELGMPLVGIGILWKQGYTEQHIGEDGYPYDAYHNYKYDFLKDTGVKVKVKIRNQDVYCKVWLVDSFDNAPLYLLDTDIPENGDRWITGQLYGWFGEERVAQEIVLGIGGVRALRALGIDVDVYHFNEGHAALAALELIREKMENKNMMFNEAWNATRQEVVFTTHTPVIEGNESHNIELLMYMGANNGLTIEQMAQIGGVPFNMTVAGLRLSRIANGVAKLHGQTANKMWAHVDNAAPIISITNGIDRKTWVDNRITEAYNKGENLLKTHNIIKQELIDFVYDRTGVKLDSDKLLIGFSRRAAPYKRSDLIFTNDEVIGEYLKSRKIQMVFSGKGHPLDDVGKKIVAKLIEMTKKYPESVVFLPDYDMTIGKMLTRGSDVWLNNPRRPKEASGTSGMKAAMNGVLNLSILDGWWPEACIDDVNGWQFGDGFESDDVEILDKHDLEALYDVLLNKVVPTYYNDKAKWENMMRESIKTTYDAFSANRMLKEYYELMYIKR, encoded by the coding sequence ATGGATAGAGGAAAACTTCCAAGAGTAGCATACTTTTGCATGGAGTATGGGCTTCATTCAGATTTTAAACTTTACGCTGGAGGTCTTGGAATCTTAGCAGGTGATCATTTAAAAGCCGCAAAAGAATTAGGCATGCCGCTTGTAGGCATCGGTATACTATGGAAACAAGGTTATACAGAACAGCATATAGGCGAAGACGGTTATCCTTATGATGCATATCATAACTACAAATACGATTTTCTAAAAGATACAGGTGTAAAAGTAAAAGTTAAAATTAGAAATCAAGATGTATACTGCAAAGTCTGGCTTGTAGATAGTTTTGACAATGCTCCACTGTATCTTTTAGATACAGACATACCTGAGAATGGAGACAGATGGATAACAGGACAACTTTACGGTTGGTTTGGCGAAGAAAGAGTAGCACAGGAAATCGTGCTTGGAATCGGTGGCGTAAGGGCTTTAAGAGCGTTGGGAATTGACGTCGATGTCTATCACTTCAATGAAGGCCATGCAGCATTAGCAGCATTAGAGCTTATACGGGAGAAAATGGAAAATAAAAATATGATGTTTAATGAAGCTTGGAATGCAACACGACAAGAAGTTGTATTTACAACACATACACCTGTAATTGAAGGAAACGAATCTCACAACATAGAGCTTCTCATGTACATGGGTGCAAACAATGGTCTAACAATTGAGCAAATGGCTCAAATAGGCGGAGTTCCTTTTAATATGACTGTTGCGGGGCTAAGACTTTCACGAATCGCAAACGGTGTCGCAAAATTACATGGTCAGACGGCAAACAAAATGTGGGCACATGTTGACAATGCAGCTCCAATCATATCAATTACAAACGGTATTGATAGAAAGACATGGGTAGATAATAGAATTACGGAAGCATACAATAAAGGTGAAAATCTCCTGAAAACACATAATATAATAAAACAAGAATTAATTGATTTTGTATATGATCGCACTGGTGTAAAACTTGATTCTGATAAATTGTTAATAGGCTTTTCAAGAAGAGCTGCTCCTTACAAGAGAAGTGACCTAATTTTCACAAATGATGAAGTTATAGGTGAGTACTTAAAATCAAGAAAAATACAAATGGTGTTTTCCGGAAAAGGACATCCTTTAGACGATGTTGGTAAAAAAATTGTCGCAAAACTAATTGAGATGACCAAAAAATACCCAGAAAGTGTCGTATTTCTTCCTGATTATGATATGACAATAGGCAAAATGTTGACAAGAGGTTCCGATGTTTGGCTTAACAATCCTCGAAGGCCAAAGGAAGCAAGCGGTACATCTGGTATGAAAGCTGCTATGAACGGTGTATTAAACTTAAGTATTTTAGATGGCTGGTGGCCTGAAGCTTGCATTGACGATGTAAATGGCTGGCAATTTGGCGATGGATTTGAATCTGATGATGTGGAAATTTTAGATAAACATGACTTAGAAGCTTTGTACGATGTATTGTTAAATAAAGTTGTACCAACATATTACAACGATAAAGCAAAATGGGAAAATATGATGAGAGAAAGCATTAAAACAACCTATGATGCCTTTTCAGCAAATAGAATGCTTAAAGAATACTACGAATTAATGTATATAAAACGTTAA
- the whiA gene encoding DNA-binding protein WhiA: MSFSSITKNELSRIYPDDNCCKLAELAALIRTIGSISIYGHQRISLSLVTENASVARLAFKLLKDIFNVVAEVMVRRNSQLKKSLSYLILVSDKDAAENILREVGLLKYDSEGSKLNYGIDKSIVSKKCCKKAYIRGAFLGGGSISDPEKAYHLEFITHNLDHAKDLSKLINNYHLHSKIIARKNNYVVYLKEGEQIVDVLNIMGAHNSLLNLENIRVYKDIRNNVNRLVNCETANLTKTINASLRQIENINYIKNSVGLNYLPDNLKEIAEKRLKYPDISLKELGQMLDPPVGKSGVNHRLRKIEEIVSKLKERRVNNYD, from the coding sequence ATGTCCTTTTCGTCTATCACAAAAAACGAGTTGTCAAGAATATACCCCGACGATAACTGTTGCAAATTAGCTGAACTTGCTGCTTTGATAAGAACAATTGGTTCAATATCTATATATGGTCATCAAAGAATTAGTTTAAGTCTTGTAACTGAAAATGCTTCTGTAGCAAGATTGGCATTTAAGCTTTTAAAAGATATATTCAATGTCGTGGCAGAGGTGATGGTGAGGAGAAATAGCCAACTAAAAAAATCTTTAAGTTATTTGATCTTAGTCTCTGACAAAGACGCAGCCGAGAACATATTGAGAGAAGTTGGACTTTTAAAGTATGACAGTGAAGGTAGTAAGTTAAATTATGGCATAGACAAAAGCATTGTTAGCAAAAAGTGTTGCAAAAAAGCCTATATTAGGGGGGCTTTTCTTGGAGGCGGTTCGATTAGCGATCCAGAAAAGGCGTACCATTTGGAATTTATAACGCACAATTTAGATCATGCTAAGGATTTAAGCAAATTAATAAATAATTATCATTTGCATTCAAAAATTATTGCAAGAAAAAATAATTATGTAGTATACTTAAAAGAGGGAGAACAAATAGTAGATGTCCTAAACATAATGGGGGCACATAATTCCTTATTAAACTTAGAAAATATACGCGTATATAAAGACATAAGGAATAATGTAAACAGGCTTGTTAATTGCGAGACTGCTAATCTAACAAAGACCATCAATGCATCATTGAGGCAGATAGAGAATATAAATTATATAAAGAACAGCGTAGGGCTTAATTATCTCCCGGATAATTTAAAAGAGATTGCAGAAAAAAGGCTTAAATATCCAGATATAAGCCTTAAAGAATTGGGTCAAATGCTAGATCCTCCTGTTGGAAAATCAGGAGTAAATCATAGATTAAGAAAAATTGAAGAAATAGTATCAAAATTAAAAGAGAGGAGAGTCAACAATTATGACTGA
- a CDS encoding HPr family phosphocarrier protein has product MTEKTVEIKNKTGLHARPAALFVQAASKFSSQIWVEKENKKVNAKSIMGIMSLGVAQGNTVKLIADGSDEQEAIKALVDLIDSKFGEE; this is encoded by the coding sequence ATGACTGAAAAGACAGTAGAAATTAAAAATAAGACAGGTCTTCATGCGAGACCAGCAGCTTTATTTGTACAAGCGGCTAGCAAATTTTCATCACAGATATGGGTGGAAAAAGAAAATAAAAAGGTAAATGCAAAAAGCATCATGGGTATTATGTCATTAGGTGTTGCACAGGGAAATACAGTGAAACTTATCGCTGATGGCAGCGACGAACAAGAAGCAATTAAGGCACTTGTTGATCTAATTGATTCAAAATTTGGAGAAGAATAA
- a CDS encoding helix-turn-helix domain-containing protein, whose translation MNELGDILKNARLKKGMTLDDLQEITKIRTRYLKAIEDGDFNVIPALVYAKGFVKSYAEAVGLDANDLLKKYSYLFEEPKEKDDVVQHATTLLEEESSFDLSALLRRFIKPFIGVLVVCLFAFGIYYMVSQINKGLAPLPSAEQSSNNTTHKIQNDNRDNTTANNVYSNNEKNTTFNLVNSTKSEFDYKISPADNSYKVDLSIPGQKCWVSVKVDGVDTYQYLMTSGMIKTFDVKNSIEILMGNPPDAKITVDGKEIPHIDIPAPVTVKLEK comes from the coding sequence ATGAATGAACTTGGTGATATATTAAAAAATGCGAGATTAAAAAAAGGAATGACACTTGACGATCTTCAGGAGATTACGAAAATTCGTACAAGATATTTGAAAGCGATAGAAGACGGCGATTTTAATGTAATCCCAGCTTTAGTTTACGCTAAAGGTTTTGTAAAGAGTTATGCAGAGGCTGTAGGATTAGATGCAAATGATCTATTAAAAAAGTATAGCTATCTTTTTGAGGAACCTAAAGAAAAGGATGATGTAGTACAACATGCAACTACACTTTTAGAAGAAGAAAGTTCTTTTGATTTATCAGCACTCCTTAGAAGGTTTATAAAACCATTTATAGGAGTTTTGGTGGTGTGCCTTTTTGCATTTGGTATATATTACATGGTAAGCCAGATAAACAAAGGACTGGCTCCTCTCCCAAGTGCAGAGCAAAGCTCTAATAACACTACCCATAAAATACAAAATGATAACAGAGACAATACAACAGCCAATAATGTTTATAGCAATAACGAAAAAAACACTACTTTCAACTTGGTAAACAGCACGAAAAGCGAATTTGATTATAAAATTTCACCTGCCGATAATTCATACAAAGTCGATCTATCTATACCTGGACAAAAATGTTGGGTTAGTGTGAAAGTGGATGGTGTGGATACTTATCAGTATTTGATGACATCAGGCATGATAAAAACTTTTGATGTCAAAAACAGCATAGAAATCTTGATGGGTAATCCTCCAGATGCTAAAATAACAGTAGATGGCAAAGAAATACCACACATTGATATTCCAGCACCAGTAACTGTAAAACTTGAAAAATGA
- a CDS encoding DRTGG domain-containing protein — protein MTKNERVLEYLKSLPEGTKISVRSLAQALKISEGTAYKAIKDAESMYIVTTIPRAGTIRTKPKSKSFDRLTYEEIKNVVDGIVLGGENGLNIELNKFLIGAMTTEEMVKYIQPGDLIILGNRDNAQMAALKAGAAVLITGGFDAKIEVKTLADKLSLPLISTTYDTFTVATLINKAINERMTKKRILLVSNIMSSNPIYMTTNQTVNDWKALLNKTSHTRYPVVDESGTLVGIVTSREIAKADDNDKIGDIMARNPIYVTETTTVAFAAHLMIWWNIEVLPVTNNKELVGIISREDVIKALQYMAKQPQIEETINDTLLKDFHAEKTQDGMKFYGTIPQNMVNQLGTVSSSALMMLMSECGISSVTRNKRFDAVVDNFLVYFIRPLQAEKTIEVNTSIIDYSGNFCKVEISVLYEETMIAKALMSLRLLKNKKLF, from the coding sequence ATGACTAAAAATGAGAGGGTGCTGGAGTATCTAAAAAGCCTGCCAGAAGGAACCAAAATATCAGTAAGGAGTTTAGCGCAGGCTTTAAAGATAAGCGAAGGCACTGCATATAAAGCCATAAAAGATGCAGAAAGCATGTACATTGTGACAACTATTCCGAGAGCAGGTACCATAAGGACAAAGCCTAAAAGCAAGTCCTTTGATAGACTGACCTACGAGGAAATAAAGAATGTTGTGGATGGAATTGTTTTAGGCGGAGAGAATGGGCTCAATATAGAGCTTAATAAATTTTTGATAGGCGCCATGACAACTGAAGAAATGGTAAAATATATTCAACCCGGTGATCTTATTATACTCGGCAATAGAGATAATGCACAGATGGCAGCATTAAAAGCAGGTGCTGCCGTCCTTATAACAGGTGGATTTGATGCTAAAATAGAAGTTAAAACTTTGGCAGATAAGCTTTCATTGCCATTGATCTCTACTACTTATGATACCTTTACTGTGGCAACCTTAATAAACAAAGCAATCAATGAGAGGATGACTAAGAAGAGGATACTGCTTGTAAGCAATATCATGTCATCTAATCCTATCTACATGACGACAAATCAGACAGTAAATGATTGGAAGGCATTGCTAAATAAGACAAGCCATACAAGGTATCCTGTTGTAGATGAAAGCGGTACTTTGGTTGGAATAGTTACATCAAGAGAAATAGCTAAAGCTGACGATAATGATAAAATAGGAGATATAATGGCCAGAAATCCAATATACGTCACTGAAACTACAACTGTAGCTTTCGCAGCTCATCTCATGATATGGTGGAATATAGAGGTTTTGCCTGTTACCAATAATAAAGAACTTGTCGGCATAATAAGTCGGGAAGATGTGATAAAAGCGCTTCAGTACATGGCAAAACAACCTCAGATCGAGGAGACTATCAATGACACATTATTAAAAGACTTTCATGCTGAGAAAACTCAGGATGGGATGAAATTTTATGGTACGATACCGCAAAACATGGTAAACCAATTGGGAACAGTCAGCAGTAGCGCCCTCATGATGCTTATGAGCGAATGTGGCATATCATCAGTAACGAGAAATAAAAGATTTGATGCTGTTGTAGATAATTTTTTGGTTTATTTTATAAGGCCTCTACAAGCTGAAAAAACAATTGAGGTTAATACTTCTATTATTGACTACAGCGGTAATTTTTGCAAAGTTGAGATATCGGTTTTATACGAAGAAACAATGATTGCAAAAGCGCTGATGTCTTTGAGGCTTTTAAAGAACAAAAAACTTTTTTAA